atcatgttaaaaaatgtgtacaaaatatattaaaaatttacaaaaaattgttaaaacttatcacatttttaacacatcatatattttacacattttcaacacattatattttttaggtcTTTCAGTTACTCATTTCGTTTAAATTACACGACACTTAGGCTGCCACAAAGCACATTCTTTCATCGTTGTGCTGTTGATgcaactttttctttattgcttTGCCGGGCAAATGCTGAGCTATGCGATTTATGAATCATTGTGGTATAATTCTTATGTATGCTTAATGATGGATTTACCGTTGATAATCCTGAGCAATTATTCCTCACCAGTTGATCGCGggaaaatttctaaatttcatGGGTTTTAAGGAAATTCTGAAAGCTTCCGCTTCGTATTTATCTATTAAGGGTAATGCTAGAAACGTGAGTAGAGGAATTCTATTATATAGACGATGttacattacatatattactaatgtttcttaaaatataacacttatatttaaactatgtatatttctttgtaaataacaagaaataaaaagttcgTAGTATGACAAAATGTCAAAATCACTTTGATATCGTGTCCATTGCGAGATATGcagatatacataaaattgttaaaacaattataaaacgatataacaactctataataataatagtaataaaaataataaaaaaatattaaaattatataatacataatatttattgcaaatataatattatagataatttttatatcgtcCCAGGTAGAAATCTGGTCTAGGAGAAAGCCTGGACCTGGATATTTTTCCCCGAGTATAGATTGGATCTGTCCGGGAAATTTAGCTTGAACCCATGTATAATGGGAGGCATGGACGGATTCTTTATCTAAAATGTATCTAGGCCCAGGCTTGTTTCCACAGTTTTTCCTAGAAATTATCCTGGAATTCCATTTAGGGCCCTTATTTTATCCAAGGTTTCTCCTGAATTATTCGATaataacaacaacaacaacaacaacaataataataataataataataataacttgtaatattaataaataaatatttcctccttatatattttattggcggtttttaatctttattactgTTAGATCGCAAatacttgttttttattaagtcACTTTTGTTACACGTGTTACTTTCAGTTTCGATGTTcactatttttgtttctaattttttcctcGCCCGATATTTTCGCTTCAACAGTAGACGAGAATCCGTTAATATGCGATCACACATTTTGTACGTTTTAAAccgttttatcttttatttcaaaccGTAAAACTCTTTGATATGCTCTAAGGTATTACTATTTTGagccgtaaaatatttaacaaacgttAGAATAATCTAAaagttcaaaataaaaatactagtTTTTCCCTGATCAAACCCGGCTAGATCCaggaaaaaatacagatagatattttttaatcaaaacccggaaaaaatcgtgaaaaatttatagcgAAAAGCCAGGACCCGTCCGGATTTTCCAAGCTAATATTTCCCATACGGGGCCCGTATACATTCAGGGAAGATCGAGGGAAATTTCTACCTAGGgtattttgacaaaataaatttatatagaaataattattttatttaaatcaataaaattaagagttttattaaatttgtcacTGCTTACGTGATAGAAATGATAGAAGAATTCACCCATTGTGATATCGAAGTTTGCAGAGAGTAGTGTAAAGACTGATACTATGTATACCGAACTCTTTGCTTCGCACGTATCTTACCAGCATGAAAAGTGTTCTGCGCAGTCTAATAAAACATGAGATGTAATAAGCTCTATTACTGCGCAGTCATGATAACTCACTATAATGCCTGATGAAGATGATTGTAAAATGATGTTAAATTGACAAAACTTTGTCTGTAACAACTCATCAAAGTGGTTGAAAATGGACAGTCATTCGAGTTCTTCCATTCGATAGAATGTCGGATGAACGCTGGAACGATGATATCGCTTATGCTTTTTCTACTCATAGACTATGGTTAAGAATATTTGGTCTATGGCCATTCGGAAAGTTTACGATATTCATGAGAATGCGACACATCTTCATCATGTTTATAAACGtatgtatacaaataattatatggagaaaaataaaatatgaaatatcatatattatttaaaaaatattaggaccttgaataagttctcgctgttttttttgttaaaaaaaaacattaatttaaaatataaggcttacaataactttactcaaagtattgtccatcattagagaccactttctcccatctttctggcagtaattgaattccccgtcgaaaaaacgattcatcttttgacgcaatccatgaatcgacccatttttcggtttcttcgaaagaatggaagcgctgctcgctcaaaccatgcgccatcgaccgaaacaagtggtaatccgaaggggctatgtccggtgaatacggcgggtgaggtagaacttcccattgaagcgtttccaggtaagttttgactggttttgccacatgtggccgagcattgtcatgtaacaaaatgactttgtcgtgtctctgcccgtatagtggccgcttttcttttagagctcgactcaaacgcatcatctgaagtcgatagcgagctcccgtgatagtttcattaggtttaagcagctcataataaattacgcccTGCTGATCCCACCAAATGCAGAGCAGAAGTTTCGAACCATGGATATTCGGCTTTGCCGACGATGTTGATGCATGGCCGGGCTTACCCCACGATTTTCTACGCTTAGGATTATCGTAGTGTATCCACTTTTCATTTCCAGTGATGATACGGTGCAGAAaaccttttcttttatgcCGTTGAAGCAGCAATTCACACATGAGAAAACGTCGTTCAACGTCTCTCGGCTTCAACTCATACGGCACCCAATGTCCTTGCTTTTGGATCATTCCTaacgcttttaaacgttttgaaactgttgacgcatctacttgcaatgttttcccgagctctactagcgtctgacatggatctagatcaagcaatgcctccaattcttcgtcttcaaactttgtcggtgctccagaacgttctttatcttcaaggtcaaagtcattatttttaaagcgcctaaaccagtctctgcatgtcgtattcgacagagcattgtcaccatatgtttcaacaagaattctgtgtgcttcagctgcagatttcttttgaataaagcagtgcaataaaatttcccgcaaaaacactttatttggcacaaaagtagacattttcgcaataggtaattaaacacgtggttgacactgtggtaaactgtatctactagaatttgaggttacatatagtactacttagctgatgcgtttccgtacgaaattccatgcacagagtgccgctacgccatcttttaagaaacagcgagaacttattcaaggacctaatattattatatgttatgtagaaaaatgtatttattacgtGCGCACCGTTATTTTACGCAACAACAGAATttgcacatatatattattttttaagatagaaattattatttaggcCATAATAATACCTTTTGTAATAATGGATTTTATCTGGACTAAAACAAACACCGGCGTAAACTTGGAAAGTATACTATATCTTGTGGGCTCGATAATGGGAagcgtaaaatttatttgtattgctGTTAGTCGAAAAAGATTGCATGCAAACCTCAATGCTGCTATGGACGATTGGTTATTGGCTAAAAACGATAAAGACACTTGGAAAATCATGAGGAAATATGCGTTTAGAAGTAGAATACTCACCTTCTCGATACTGTACGCAGGCCTCGGAtgcttttttgtttatatattcggCATTGTGTTTATAAACTTGCAGCAGATATTTTTCATGGATCCACTAGAAGGTAAAATTTGATTGTACTATTACTtttgtgcatattttttaaatatcagataatcaaaaaagtttatacggttttttaaattaaatctaatataaaaagccACACAAAAGTTTTTGGTTATcggatataatttttcaatttagtttgtatactaaattattgCATTGTTACAACAATTTCtacgatataaatttttcatcgtGTGTAGCTAATTCTACTACAATAAATTGGATGTTTCTGATCCCATCTGGTCCATTGAGTAGCTTGGTCACTGGTACGCAGTATATAATCATCCTGGCTCTGCAGACTTTTCAACTGGGTTTGATGTGTGTTGTACAGCCTGTTGTGGATAGCTTTTTCTTTAATGTCACAATGTATCTCACCAGTCAACTCGAAAtagttaaaaacaaatttaaaagtttcgcGAATGAACCGGATACT
The nucleotide sequence above comes from Linepithema humile isolate Giens D197 chromosome 4, Lhum_UNIL_v1.0, whole genome shotgun sequence. Encoded proteins:
- the LOC105672466 gene encoding odorant receptor 13a-like, with product MSDERWNDDIAYAFSTHRLWLRIFGLWPFGKFTIFMRMRHIFIMFINAIIIPFVIMDFIWTKTNTGVNLESILYLVGSIMGSVKFICIAVSRKRLHANLNAAMDDWLLAKNDKDTWKIMRKYAFRSRILTFSILYAGLGCFFVYIFGIVFINLQQIFFMDPLEANSTTINWMFLIPSGPLSSLVTGTQYIIILALQTFQLGLMCVVQPVVDSFFFNVTMYLTSQLEIVKNKFKSFANEPDTEANHRKKFAQLINRHNELMENYQNLEDSFHFFILFQLVVTTLMLAIIGLRINISLNENNYLEATKSLLVLNYLLLQSLVLTYGGDFLQGESEGIFHALYMTSWFTFPVALMKDMHFAMMRASVPFRLTGGKFFYVNRETMMYILRTAASYISVLRIALLKS